A stretch of Amycolatopsis balhimycina FH 1894 DNA encodes these proteins:
- the argG gene encoding argininosuccinate synthase — MSKVLTSLPVGERVGIAFSGGLDTSVAVAWMRDKGAVPCTYTADIGQYDEPDIDSVPGRAGQYGAEIARLVDCKEALVEEGLAALTCGAFHIRTGGRSYFNTTPLGRAVTGTLLVRAMLEDDVQIWGDGSTYKGNDIERFYRYGLLANPSLRVYKPWLDADFVTELGGRKEMSEWLLAHDLPYRDSTEKAYSTDANIWGATHEAKSLEHLDTGIEIVKPIMGVAFWDPEVEIAPEDVTIGFEQGRPVTINGKEFATAVDLVLEANAVGGRHGLGMSDQIENRIIEAKSRGIYEAPGMALLHAAYERLVNAIHNEDTLASYHNHGRQLGRLMYEGRWLDPQAMMLRESLQRWVGTAITGEVTLRLRRGEDYSILDTTGPAFSYHPDKLSMERTEDSAFGPVDRIGQLTMRNLDIADSRAKLEQYASLGMVGGSNPKLIGAAQAASTGLIGAMPEGGAEVIASRGRTDDVELLDNAAMEFGTD; from the coding sequence ATGTCCAAGGTGCTCACTTCCCTGCCCGTCGGCGAGCGTGTCGGTATCGCCTTCTCCGGTGGCCTCGACACTTCCGTAGCGGTCGCGTGGATGCGCGACAAAGGCGCGGTCCCCTGCACCTACACCGCCGACATCGGCCAGTACGACGAGCCCGACATCGACTCGGTGCCTGGGCGGGCCGGCCAGTACGGCGCCGAGATCGCCCGGCTGGTCGACTGCAAGGAAGCCCTCGTCGAAGAGGGGCTCGCTGCGCTGACGTGCGGCGCGTTCCACATCCGCACCGGCGGCCGCAGCTACTTCAACACCACCCCGCTCGGCCGCGCCGTCACCGGCACGCTGCTGGTGCGCGCCATGCTCGAGGACGACGTCCAGATCTGGGGCGACGGCTCCACCTACAAGGGCAACGACATCGAGCGGTTCTACCGCTACGGCCTGCTGGCCAACCCCTCCCTGCGCGTCTACAAGCCGTGGCTCGACGCGGACTTCGTCACCGAGCTCGGCGGCCGCAAGGAGATGTCCGAGTGGCTGCTCGCGCACGACCTGCCCTACCGCGACAGCACGGAGAAGGCCTACTCGACCGACGCCAACATCTGGGGCGCGACGCACGAGGCCAAGTCCCTGGAACACCTGGACACCGGCATCGAGATCGTCAAGCCGATCATGGGCGTGGCGTTCTGGGACCCCGAGGTGGAGATCGCCCCCGAGGACGTCACGATCGGCTTCGAGCAGGGCCGGCCGGTGACGATCAACGGCAAGGAGTTCGCCACCGCCGTCGACCTGGTCCTCGAGGCCAACGCCGTCGGCGGCCGGCACGGCCTGGGCATGTCCGACCAGATCGAGAACCGGATCATCGAGGCCAAGAGCCGCGGCATCTACGAAGCGCCCGGCATGGCGCTGCTGCACGCCGCCTACGAGCGGCTCGTCAACGCGATCCACAACGAGGACACCCTCGCCAGCTACCACAACCACGGGCGGCAGCTCGGCCGGCTGATGTACGAGGGCCGCTGGCTGGACCCGCAGGCGATGATGCTGCGCGAGTCGCTGCAGCGCTGGGTCGGCACCGCGATCACCGGCGAGGTGACGCTGCGGCTGCGGCGCGGCGAGGACTACTCCATCCTCGACACGACCGGCCCGGCGTTCAGCTACCACCCGGACAAGCTGTCGATGGAGCGGACCGAGGACTCGGCGTTCGGCCCGGTCGACCGGATCGGCCAGCTGACCATGCGCAACCTCGACATCGCCGACTCGCGGGCGAAGCTGGAGCAGTACGCGAGCCTCGGCATGGTCGGCGGCTCGAACCCGAAGCTGATCGGCGCCGCCCAGGCCGCGTCGACCGGCCTGATCGGCGCGATGCCCGAGGGCGGCGCCGAGGTGATCGCCTCGCGCGGCAGGACCGACGACGTCGAGCTGCTCGACAACGCCGCGATGGAGTTCGGCACGGACTGA
- a CDS encoding permease has protein sequence MTVAEIGEALALAGSMTWEILWALILGFLLSAIVQAVVRKATIVRLMGDDRPRTLAVASLLGAASSSCSYAAVALARSLFRRGAHFTAAMAFEIGSTNLVVELGIILALLMGWQFTAAEFVGGPIMIVLLAVLFRLFVRRRLLETAREQAEKGLAGSMEGHAAMDMSVRGPGTFGQRLFSAGGFTAVAHVFVMEWAAILRDLVIGLLIAGAVGAWVPESWWRALFFTDHPVASAFWGPIIGPVVAILAFVCSIGNVPLAAVLWNGGISFGGVVSFLFADLLILPILNIYRKYYGTRMTLVLLGTFYASMVGAGYVIELLFGVTGLIPATRSATVMREGISWNYTTWLNIVFLALAAVLVVRFARTGGAGMLKMMGGAPDAGHHA, from the coding sequence ATGACCGTGGCCGAGATCGGCGAGGCGCTGGCGCTGGCCGGGTCTATGACCTGGGAGATCCTGTGGGCCCTGATCCTCGGGTTCCTGCTGTCGGCGATCGTTCAGGCCGTCGTCCGCAAGGCCACGATCGTGCGCCTGATGGGCGACGACCGGCCGCGGACCCTCGCGGTGGCGTCGTTGCTGGGCGCCGCGTCGTCGTCCTGCTCCTACGCGGCGGTCGCGCTGGCGCGGTCGCTGTTCCGCCGGGGCGCGCACTTCACCGCCGCCATGGCCTTCGAAATCGGCTCCACCAACCTCGTCGTCGAGCTCGGGATCATCCTCGCCCTGCTGATGGGCTGGCAGTTCACCGCGGCGGAGTTCGTCGGCGGCCCGATCATGATCGTGCTGCTGGCCGTGCTGTTCCGGCTGTTCGTCCGCCGTCGGCTGCTGGAGACGGCTCGCGAGCAGGCGGAAAAGGGGCTCGCCGGGTCGATGGAGGGCCACGCGGCGATGGACATGTCCGTGCGGGGACCCGGCACGTTCGGGCAGCGGCTGTTCTCCGCCGGCGGGTTCACCGCGGTGGCGCACGTGTTCGTCATGGAGTGGGCGGCGATCCTGCGCGACCTGGTGATCGGGCTGCTGATCGCCGGCGCGGTCGGCGCCTGGGTCCCCGAATCGTGGTGGCGGGCGCTGTTCTTCACCGACCACCCGGTCGCTTCGGCGTTCTGGGGGCCGATCATCGGGCCGGTCGTGGCGATCCTCGCGTTCGTGTGCTCGATCGGCAACGTCCCGCTGGCCGCGGTGCTGTGGAACGGCGGCATCAGCTTCGGCGGCGTCGTTTCGTTCCTCTTCGCCGACCTGCTCATCCTGCCGATCCTGAACATCTACCGGAAGTACTACGGCACCCGGATGACCCTGGTGCTGCTCGGCACGTTCTACGCCTCGATGGTCGGCGCCGGCTACGTCATCGAGCTGCTTTTCGGCGTCACCGGCCTGATCCCGGCCACGCGCTCGGCAACGGTGATGCGCGAAGGCATCTCCTGGAACTACACGACGTGGCTGAACATCGTGTTCCTGGCCCTCGCGGCGGTCCTCGTGGTGCGGTTCGCGCGCACCGGCGGGGCCGGCATGCTGAAGATGATGGGCGGCGCGCCCGACGCCGGGCACCACGCGTGA
- a CDS encoding FAD-binding protein: MGESNWAGNHAYGADAVRTPRTVDEVRAAVAAATGVKALGSRHCFNDIADSPGGVLLDLSRLDIPVEIHDGTVTVGGSARYGDFAGQLHAAGFALPNLASLPHITVAGSIATGTHGSGRRQPGLASAVSAIELVTADGGLRTFTREDGEFPGLAVGLGAFGVVTRLTLDLVPAFDVRQDVFDDLPWDAAYRHFDEIEDAGYSVSMFTNWVHDVVDQVWVKSRVDAFTDRPGLFGAVPSDGPRHPAHAAGIPADNCTPQQGVPGPWHERLPHFALAFTPSVGDELQSEYFVPYRHAVAAVRAVREIGDLVAPLLLVSEIRAIAGDEAWLSPCHGGDRVALHFTWQPRQTDVEAVLPVLEERLAPFEARPHWGKLFHGGGLDELYPRMAGFRALAGELDPDGKFRNPFLDRHVFGG, translated from the coding sequence GTGGGCGAGTCGAACTGGGCGGGGAACCACGCCTACGGCGCGGACGCGGTACGGACCCCGCGCACGGTCGACGAGGTGCGGGCGGCCGTCGCCGCCGCGACCGGCGTCAAGGCGCTGGGCAGCAGGCACTGCTTCAACGACATCGCGGATTCGCCCGGCGGGGTCCTGCTCGACCTGAGCAGGCTCGACATCCCGGTCGAGATCCACGACGGGACGGTGACCGTCGGCGGGTCCGCCCGGTACGGCGACTTCGCCGGGCAGCTGCACGCCGCCGGGTTCGCCCTGCCCAACCTCGCCTCGCTGCCGCACATCACCGTGGCCGGCAGCATCGCCACCGGCACGCACGGCTCCGGGCGGCGGCAGCCCGGGCTCGCCTCGGCCGTCTCGGCGATCGAGCTGGTGACCGCCGACGGCGGGCTACGGACGTTCACGCGCGAGGACGGCGAGTTCCCCGGGCTCGCCGTCGGCCTCGGCGCGTTCGGCGTCGTCACCCGGCTGACACTGGACCTGGTGCCCGCGTTCGACGTGCGCCAGGACGTGTTCGACGACCTGCCGTGGGACGCCGCGTACCGGCACTTCGACGAAATCGAAGACGCCGGCTACAGCGTCAGCATGTTCACGAACTGGGTCCACGACGTCGTCGACCAGGTGTGGGTCAAGAGCCGCGTCGACGCCTTCACGGACCGGCCCGGGCTCTTCGGGGCGGTCCCTTCCGACGGGCCCCGGCACCCCGCGCACGCGGCCGGCATCCCGGCGGACAACTGCACGCCGCAGCAAGGCGTCCCGGGCCCGTGGCACGAGCGGCTCCCGCACTTCGCGCTGGCGTTCACCCCGAGCGTCGGGGACGAGCTGCAGTCGGAGTACTTCGTGCCCTACCGGCACGCGGTGGCCGCGGTGCGGGCGGTCCGGGAGATCGGCGACCTCGTCGCGCCGCTGCTGCTGGTGTCCGAAATCCGCGCGATCGCGGGCGACGAAGCGTGGCTGAGCCCGTGCCACGGCGGCGACCGGGTGGCGCTGCACTTCACCTGGCAGCCGCGGCAAACCGACGTCGAGGCGGTGCTGCCGGTGCTGGAGGAGCGCCTGGCCCCGTTCGAGGCGCGGCCGCACTGGGGCAAGCTCTTCCACGGCGGCGGCCTCGACGAGCTGTACCCGCGGATGGCCGGCTTCCGCGCACTGGCCGGGGAACTCGACCCGGACGGTAAGTTCCGTAACCCGTTCCTGGACCGGCACGTCTTCGGCGGCTAG
- a CDS encoding LacI family DNA-binding transcriptional regulator has protein sequence MSVTIHDVARRANVSISTVSRAFTSPDLVRQQTRTRVLAAANELGYHAAGAAQPVPSVRTGHIGIVVSDLGNPFFTGVLNGVQARARQDDIAVLFANSDEDPATEQNLVRRMARQVDGVVLCSPSMSDDQLRALAGQTTLVLLNREVPGIPSIVMDAADGMRQAIQHLAALGHRRCAYLGGPRMSWSNRARRLGLAEAAERHGTDVVEFGPFPPVFEGGLQGADLALAADVTAIVAYNDLVAFGALARLNARGVPVPDEISLVGFDDLVFAAISAPPLTTIAMPTEAAGRAAVTILLGLLDGEADAHTTQVLDTYLIVRATTAPPAG, from the coding sequence GTGAGCGTGACCATTCACGACGTCGCCCGCCGGGCCAACGTGTCGATCTCGACCGTGTCGCGGGCGTTCACGTCCCCGGATCTGGTCCGGCAGCAGACCCGCACCCGGGTCCTGGCCGCGGCGAACGAGCTGGGCTACCACGCCGCCGGTGCGGCCCAGCCGGTGCCGTCGGTGCGCACCGGGCACATCGGCATCGTGGTTTCGGACCTGGGCAACCCGTTCTTCACCGGAGTGCTCAACGGCGTCCAGGCCCGCGCGCGCCAGGACGACATCGCGGTGCTGTTCGCCAACAGCGACGAAGACCCGGCGACCGAGCAGAACCTCGTCCGCCGGATGGCCCGGCAGGTCGACGGTGTCGTGCTGTGCAGCCCGAGCATGTCCGACGACCAGCTGCGCGCGCTCGCCGGGCAGACCACCCTGGTGCTGCTCAACCGCGAGGTGCCCGGGATCCCGTCGATCGTGATGGACGCCGCGGACGGGATGCGGCAGGCGATCCAGCACCTGGCCGCGCTCGGGCACCGCCGCTGCGCCTACCTCGGCGGGCCCCGGATGTCGTGGTCGAACCGGGCGCGCCGGCTGGGCCTGGCGGAAGCCGCCGAACGGCACGGCACGGACGTCGTCGAGTTCGGCCCGTTCCCGCCGGTGTTCGAGGGCGGCCTGCAGGGCGCCGACCTCGCACTGGCGGCGGACGTGACGGCGATCGTCGCCTACAACGACCTCGTCGCCTTCGGCGCGCTGGCACGGCTGAACGCCCGCGGCGTGCCGGTGCCGGACGAAATCAGCCTGGTGGGCTTCGACGACCTCGTCTTCGCCGCGATCTCCGCGCCCCCGCTGACGACGATCGCGATGCCGACCGAGGCGGCGGGCCGGGCGGCGGTCACCATCCTGCTCGGCCTGCTCGACGGCGAGGCCGACGCGCACACGACGCAGGTGCTGGACACCTACCTGATCGTCCGCGCGACGACGGCCCCGCCGGCCGGCTAG
- a CDS encoding Gfo/Idh/MocA family protein produces the protein MSGSRSRTVAEPPRLAVVGTSGYAFSYLHRARILHDEGLISFAGMADIRPPSAAAIALLPEGATAHVGVDDLLRRCRPDITVVATPPHAHVQVGGAVLRAGSDLLLETPPVLDLDGFTTLSRLAAETGSACQAGFQSFGSPALPVLRAAIAAGKLGEIAGVGAAGAWIRTDAYYRRNPWAGRRWLDGEAVVDGALTNPFSHAVATALLVGGVAGRDPAEIALELYGTRDIEADDTACLRIRFGDGPEIVVAASLCAEQDHEPYVVVHGAEGRAKFWYKSHRLEIDDERVHLGEPADLLRNLIAHHLDPAGVPLLAPLANTRAFASVVEAVRDAPSPSRIPAGWIRTVGEGASRHPVVRGIGEEVAVAADRLALFSELGVPWASKPKAETAERTG, from the coding sequence ATGTCGGGGAGCAGGAGCCGCACCGTCGCGGAGCCGCCGAGGCTGGCCGTCGTCGGCACGTCCGGGTACGCCTTCAGCTACCTGCACCGGGCCCGCATCCTGCACGACGAGGGGCTGATCTCCTTCGCCGGCATGGCCGACATCCGGCCACCTTCGGCCGCCGCGATCGCGCTGCTGCCGGAAGGTGCCACGGCGCACGTCGGCGTCGACGACCTGCTTCGCCGGTGCCGCCCCGACATCACCGTGGTCGCGACGCCGCCGCACGCCCACGTCCAGGTCGGCGGCGCGGTGCTGCGGGCGGGCAGCGACCTGCTGCTGGAGACCCCGCCGGTGCTCGACCTCGACGGCTTCACCACGCTGTCCCGGCTCGCCGCGGAGACCGGATCGGCCTGCCAGGCCGGGTTCCAGAGCTTCGGCTCCCCGGCGTTGCCCGTCCTGCGCGCGGCGATCGCCGCGGGGAAACTCGGCGAGATCGCCGGGGTCGGCGCCGCCGGCGCCTGGATCCGCACCGACGCCTACTACCGCCGCAACCCCTGGGCGGGCCGCCGGTGGCTCGACGGCGAGGCCGTCGTCGACGGCGCCCTGACCAACCCGTTCTCCCACGCCGTGGCCACCGCCCTGCTCGTCGGCGGGGTCGCCGGGCGCGACCCGGCCGAGATCGCCCTGGAGCTCTACGGCACGCGCGACATCGAAGCCGACGACACGGCGTGCCTGCGCATCCGGTTCGGCGACGGGCCCGAGATCGTCGTCGCCGCGTCGCTGTGCGCCGAGCAGGACCACGAGCCCTACGTCGTGGTGCACGGTGCCGAGGGGCGGGCGAAGTTCTGGTACAAGAGCCACCGTCTCGAGATCGACGACGAGCGGGTCCACCTCGGCGAACCGGCCGACCTGCTGCGCAACCTGATCGCCCACCACCTCGACCCGGCCGGGGTGCCGCTGCTCGCGCCGCTGGCGAACACCCGGGCGTTCGCGTCGGTGGTCGAGGCGGTGCGGGACGCGCCGTCGCCGTCTCGCATCCCGGCGGGCTGGATCCGCACGGTCGGTGAAGGGGCGAGCCGGCACCCGGTGGTGCGCGGGATCGGCGAAGAGGTCGCCGTCGCCGCCGACCGGCTGGCGCTGTTCTCGGAGCTGGGCGTCCCCTGGGCGAGCAAACCGAAGGCGGAGACCGCCGAACGCACCGGATGA
- a CDS encoding ABC transporter substrate-binding protein — translation MGRTSERRTQGRGVAALAVVVPLLLTGVAACGSDSGGGGDVTINFVWWGSEGRASLTKKAVELFQQKNPKIKVQTSFSAYQAYWEKLATQTAGGKPPDVLNVDSRYLAEYGGRNVLADLNSGAGKTISLADVNPELAATGVYQGKRYAVPWAQNTPAMIYDPAAYKAAGADPAKGMTWDQFAEATQKVSAAGGFSTRGATDFGIFDTTCEIWLRQQGKQFYTAEGKLGFTADDLRRYWQLTSKFRDAKGVSPADVTASYNTSPEQAPLGKKLTSSEFAYDNLLPAYQKASGKPLNVAPYPSGANGETGQYRRPAMFLSVSARSQQQEAAAKLVDFLINDPEVGKIVGADRGLAPNLKVRAQLAAGATGNDKTLYDYEAALEPKLGAAPPVPPKGAGAIQKLFQRTYEEVAFGRMSIDDAVNRFMSEAQKGLS, via the coding sequence ATGGGGCGCACAAGTGAGCGTAGGACCCAGGGGCGGGGTGTCGCCGCGCTGGCCGTGGTGGTCCCGCTGCTGCTGACCGGGGTGGCCGCCTGCGGCTCGGACTCCGGTGGCGGCGGCGACGTGACCATCAATTTCGTCTGGTGGGGCAGTGAAGGGCGGGCGAGCCTGACGAAGAAGGCCGTCGAGCTCTTCCAGCAGAAGAACCCGAAGATCAAGGTGCAGACGTCGTTCTCGGCGTACCAGGCCTACTGGGAGAAGCTGGCGACGCAGACGGCAGGCGGGAAGCCGCCGGACGTGCTCAACGTCGACAGCCGCTACCTGGCCGAGTACGGCGGCCGCAACGTCCTGGCCGACCTGAACTCCGGCGCGGGCAAGACGATCTCGCTGGCCGACGTCAACCCCGAACTCGCGGCCACCGGCGTGTACCAGGGCAAGCGGTACGCCGTGCCGTGGGCGCAGAACACCCCGGCGATGATCTACGACCCCGCTGCCTACAAGGCTGCCGGGGCGGACCCGGCGAAGGGCATGACCTGGGACCAGTTCGCGGAGGCGACCCAGAAGGTCAGCGCCGCCGGCGGCTTCTCCACGCGCGGGGCGACGGACTTCGGCATCTTCGACACGACGTGTGAGATCTGGCTGCGCCAGCAGGGCAAGCAGTTCTACACCGCGGAGGGCAAGCTCGGGTTCACCGCCGACGACCTGCGCCGCTACTGGCAGCTCACGAGCAAGTTCCGCGACGCCAAGGGTGTCTCGCCGGCGGACGTCACGGCCTCCTACAACACCTCGCCCGAGCAGGCTCCGCTCGGCAAGAAGCTGACCAGCTCGGAGTTCGCCTACGACAACCTGCTGCCGGCGTACCAGAAGGCGAGCGGCAAGCCGCTGAACGTGGCGCCGTACCCGTCGGGCGCCAACGGCGAAACCGGGCAGTACCGGCGTCCGGCGATGTTCCTTTCGGTCTCGGCACGCAGCCAGCAGCAGGAGGCGGCGGCGAAACTCGTCGACTTCCTGATCAACGACCCGGAGGTCGGCAAGATCGTCGGCGCCGACCGCGGGCTCGCGCCGAACCTCAAGGTCCGTGCGCAGCTGGCGGCCGGCGCGACTGGCAACGACAAGACCCTCTACGACTACGAAGCCGCTCTCGAGCCGAAACTCGGGGCCGCGCCGCCGGTGCCGCCGAAGGGTGCCGGCGCGATCCAGAAGCTCTTCCAGCGCACCTACGAAGAGGTCGCGTTCGGGCGGATGAGCATCGACGACGCGGTGAACCGGTTCATGTCCGAAGCCCAGAAGGGACTTTCGTAG
- a CDS encoding carbohydrate ABC transporter permease: MTTLRTPDPPVAPPEAARVRRRGDRPAGRRRKSQPEAFAFLTPWLLGAVALTIGPMVVSLYLSFTDYDMFTSPKWVGFGNFAHMFTEDDRYLQSVKVTLIYVLVSVPLKLTVSLLVAMLLNTRRGANGFYRAAFYAPSLLGASVAAALVWRALFMGGGPVNEVLAFFGWHTPSWVDDPQFSLASIVLLGVWQFGAPMVIFLAGLKQIPAELHEAAAIDGAGAFRRFRHITLPMLSPVIFFNLVMEAIHAFQAFTPAFVIGGGRGGPADADLFYTLYLFEVGFQDFKMGYASAMAWVLLVVVAIVTAIVFRTAKLWVFYDDTEDKK; this comes from the coding sequence ATGACGACCCTGCGCACCCCGGACCCGCCGGTCGCGCCGCCGGAGGCCGCGCGCGTCCGGCGCCGGGGCGACCGGCCGGCCGGTCGCCGCCGCAAGAGCCAGCCGGAGGCCTTCGCGTTCCTGACCCCGTGGCTGCTCGGCGCGGTGGCGCTGACCATCGGGCCGATGGTCGTCTCGCTGTACCTTTCGTTCACCGACTACGACATGTTCACGTCGCCGAAGTGGGTCGGCTTCGGCAACTTCGCGCACATGTTCACCGAGGACGACCGCTACCTGCAGTCGGTGAAGGTCACGCTGATCTACGTCCTGGTCTCGGTGCCGCTGAAGCTCACGGTGTCGCTGCTGGTGGCGATGCTGCTCAACACCCGCCGCGGTGCCAACGGCTTCTACCGGGCGGCGTTCTACGCGCCTTCGCTGCTCGGCGCGAGTGTCGCGGCGGCGCTGGTGTGGCGGGCACTGTTCATGGGCGGCGGCCCGGTGAACGAGGTCCTCGCGTTCTTCGGCTGGCACACCCCGAGCTGGGTCGACGACCCGCAGTTCAGCCTCGCCTCGATCGTGCTGCTCGGGGTGTGGCAGTTCGGCGCGCCGATGGTGATCTTCCTGGCCGGACTCAAACAGATTCCGGCGGAGCTGCACGAGGCGGCCGCGATCGACGGCGCGGGCGCGTTCCGCCGGTTCCGGCACATCACGCTGCCGATGCTGTCGCCGGTGATCTTCTTCAACCTGGTGATGGAGGCGATCCACGCCTTCCAGGCGTTCACCCCGGCGTTCGTCATCGGCGGCGGCCGCGGCGGCCCGGCCGACGCGGACCTGTTCTACACGCTCTACCTGTTCGAGGTCGGCTTCCAGGACTTCAAGATGGGCTACGCGTCCGCGATGGCGTGGGTGCTGCTGGTGGTCGTCGCGATCGTGACGGCGATCGTGTTCCGGACCGCGAAGCTCTGGGTGTTCTACGATGATACGGAGGACAAGAAATGA
- a CDS encoding carbohydrate ABC transporter permease: MTVLPRTARSFGWHVLCLVIVAVVLYPLVWLAFASVKPPDEILSRLALLPTRFVFDGYTKGWEGAADVGFGRFFLNSFLVAGLSVAANVLSCSLAAFAFARLKFRFGGALFAFMITTLMLPYHVTLIPQYVIFQQAGLVNTFVPLILPKLLATEAFFVFLIVQFMRGIPRELDEAAIIDGCSVYRTFWHVVLPLSKPALVTTSIFTFIWTWNDFFTQMVYLNDTEKFTVPLGLRLFVDTSSESNFGAMFAMSALALVPIVLFFLAFQRLLVEGVSTSGLKG, translated from the coding sequence ATGACCGTGCTGCCGCGCACGGCGCGGTCGTTCGGCTGGCACGTGCTGTGCCTCGTCATCGTCGCCGTGGTGCTCTATCCGTTGGTGTGGCTGGCGTTCGCGTCGGTCAAGCCACCGGACGAGATCCTCTCGCGGCTGGCGCTGCTGCCCACCAGGTTCGTCTTCGACGGCTACACGAAAGGCTGGGAGGGAGCGGCGGACGTCGGGTTCGGCCGGTTCTTCCTCAACTCCTTCCTCGTGGCCGGGCTTTCGGTGGCGGCGAACGTGCTGTCCTGCTCGCTGGCCGCGTTCGCCTTCGCCCGGCTGAAGTTCCGGTTCGGGGGCGCGCTGTTCGCGTTCATGATCACGACGCTGATGCTGCCCTACCACGTCACGCTGATCCCGCAGTACGTGATCTTCCAGCAGGCCGGGCTGGTCAACACGTTCGTCCCGCTGATCCTGCCGAAGCTCCTGGCCACCGAGGCGTTCTTCGTGTTCCTCATCGTCCAGTTCATGCGCGGGATCCCGCGCGAGCTCGACGAAGCGGCGATCATCGACGGCTGCTCGGTCTACCGCACGTTCTGGCACGTCGTGCTGCCGCTGTCGAAACCGGCGCTGGTCACGACGTCGATCTTCACGTTCATCTGGACCTGGAACGACTTCTTCACGCAGATGGTGTACCTGAACGACACGGAGAAGTTCACCGTGCCGCTCGGCCTGCGGCTGTTCGTGGACACCAGCAGCGAGTCGAACTTCGGCGCGATGTTCGCGATGTCCGCGCTCGCGCTCGTTCCGATCGTGCTGTTCTTCCTCGCCTTCCAGCGCCTGCTGGTCGAAGGCGTCAGCACCAGCGGCCTGAAGGGGTGA
- a CDS encoding DUF624 domain-containing protein, whose protein sequence is MRTQSRSPGWRTGLSDFSDCLLAGLLVALASVPVVTAAPAFVAGCRVLDRTRHDIGRPLWTTFWADFREAARGGVPFGLGCLAAVVLFAVDLEVVASMPGADVLRPALWLLAVAGVVVAVRTCEVVATGSEPWRRAIVTAARETAAARGHALLLAVAAGVAALLVWMLPILALVAAGPLCLAAVATGGRR, encoded by the coding sequence ATGCGGACCCAGAGTCGATCACCAGGGTGGCGAACCGGGCTGAGCGACTTCTCGGACTGCCTGCTGGCGGGGCTGCTCGTCGCGCTCGCGTCGGTGCCGGTGGTGACGGCCGCCCCGGCGTTCGTGGCGGGCTGCCGGGTCCTCGACCGGACCCGGCACGACATCGGACGTCCACTGTGGACGACGTTCTGGGCGGACTTCCGCGAGGCGGCCCGGGGCGGGGTGCCCTTCGGGCTCGGTTGCCTCGCGGCGGTGGTGCTGTTCGCGGTGGACCTCGAAGTGGTGGCTTCGATGCCGGGGGCGGATGTGCTGCGGCCCGCGTTGTGGCTGCTGGCGGTGGCGGGTGTGGTGGTGGCGGTGCGGACCTGCGAGGTGGTGGCCACCGGCTCGGAGCCCTGGCGCCGCGCGATCGTGACCGCGGCGCGGGAAACCGCCGCGGCGCGGGGCCACGCGCTGCTCCTCGCGGTCGCCGCCGGTGTCGCCGCCCTGCTCGTCTGGATGCTGCCGATCCTGGCCCTCGTGGCCGCCGGGCCCCTCTGCCTCGCCGCGGTGGCGACGGGCGGCCGCCGATGA